The following proteins are co-located in the Acinetobacter sp. NCu2D-2 genome:
- the pilB gene encoding type IV-A pilus assembly ATPase PilB: MAAIQGTPRFTGFIRRIVDEGLLSAEHMQEALINSKRDKIDIVPYLIDFHKLSPTVIAENISTEFGEPLFDIGAYDPGQVLKEEIDEKLITKHRILPIFKNSSILYIATSNPTNLEAMDAIRFATKLNIETVIVEHNKLEKLIEQNFTEESTFDFDDDFDLDIDVENPEANKDQEDDNKGDEAPIVKYINKLLIDAIRMGASDLHFEPYEKIYRVRYRVDGVLRQIATPPLQLATRLSSRLKVMSQMDISEKRVPQDGRIKLKLSKNKAIDFRVNSLPTLFGEKLVLRILDPSSAMLGIDALGYEPDQKELFMQALEKPQGMLLITGPTGSGKTVSLYTGLNILNREDTNISTAEDPVEINLQGINQVNVNNKVGLTFSAALKSFLRQDPDIVMVGEIRDLETAEIAVKAAQTGHMVMSTLHTNSAPETLTRLRNMGVPSFNIATSVNLVIAQRLARRLCSQCKKPADIPHQSLLEMGFTEEDLQQPDFQIYEPNGCSECREGYKGRVGIYEVMKVTPEISRIIMEDGNALQIAEASARAGFNNLRRSGLLKVMQGVTSLQEVNRVTSE; encoded by the coding sequence ATGGCAGCAATTCAGGGGACTCCAAGATTTACAGGCTTTATTCGTCGTATTGTCGATGAAGGTCTTTTATCTGCAGAACATATGCAAGAAGCATTAATCAATTCTAAGCGCGATAAAATTGATATCGTGCCGTATTTGATTGACTTTCATAAGCTCTCCCCGACTGTTATTGCTGAAAATATTTCAACTGAATTTGGTGAGCCACTATTTGATATTGGGGCATATGATCCAGGTCAAGTTTTAAAAGAAGAAATCGATGAAAAATTAATTACTAAACATCGTATTTTACCGATTTTTAAAAATTCCAGTATTTTGTATATCGCAACCAGCAATCCAACCAATTTAGAGGCGATGGATGCAATACGTTTTGCGACAAAACTCAATATTGAAACCGTCATTGTTGAGCACAATAAACTTGAAAAACTGATTGAGCAAAACTTTACCGAAGAAAGCACCTTTGATTTCGATGATGATTTTGATCTAGATATTGATGTCGAAAACCCTGAAGCCAATAAAGATCAGGAAGATGACAACAAAGGTGATGAAGCACCGATTGTTAAATACATCAATAAATTGCTGATTGATGCTATTCGTATGGGTGCATCGGATTTACACTTTGAACCTTATGAAAAAATTTACCGTGTGCGTTACCGTGTCGATGGTGTACTGCGTCAAATCGCGACACCGCCACTACAGTTAGCGACTCGCCTATCTTCACGTTTAAAAGTCATGTCACAAATGGACATTTCTGAAAAACGTGTTCCTCAAGATGGTCGTATTAAACTTAAACTGTCGAAAAACAAAGCCATCGATTTCCGTGTCAACTCATTGCCAACACTATTTGGTGAAAAACTAGTATTGCGTATTCTCGACCCATCGAGTGCAATGCTTGGGATTGATGCTCTTGGTTATGAGCCTGATCAGAAAGAACTCTTCATGCAGGCGCTTGAAAAACCTCAAGGCATGCTATTAATTACAGGTCCAACAGGTTCAGGTAAGACCGTATCTTTATATACGGGTCTTAACATTTTAAACCGTGAAGATACCAATATTTCAACGGCGGAAGACCCAGTCGAAATTAACCTACAAGGGATTAATCAGGTCAACGTAAACAATAAAGTCGGCCTGACTTTCTCTGCTGCATTGAAATCTTTCTTGCGTCAGGACCCTGATATCGTCATGGTCGGTGAGATTCGTGATTTAGAGACTGCTGAAATTGCAGTGAAAGCCGCTCAAACCGGTCATATGGTGATGTCAACACTGCATACCAACAGTGCACCTGAAACTTTGACCCGTTTACGCAATATGGGTGTGCCCTCTTTTAATATTGCAACTTCGGTGAACTTGGTGATTGCACAGCGTCTTGCCCGTCGTCTTTGCTCACAATGTAAAAAGCCCGCTGATATTCCACATCAAAGTTTGCTGGAAATGGGCTTCACTGAAGAAGATTTACAACAACCCGATTTTCAAATTTATGAGCCAAATGGCTGTAGTGAATGCCGTGAAGGCTATAAAGGCCGAGTAGGTATTTATGAAGTCATGAAAGTAACTCCAGAAATTTCAAGAATTATTATGGAAGATGGCAATGCATTACAAATTGCCGAAGCTTCCGCACGTGCAGGTTTTAATAATTTACGCCGATCAGGTTTATTGAAGGTTATGCAGGGGGTGACTTCTCTACAGGAAGTCAATCGTGTAACCAGCGAATGA
- a CDS encoding type II secretion system F family protein gives MATAKKGQMMPTFSYEGIDRKGVKIKGELPARNMALAKVTLRKQGISIKSIREKKKNILEGLMKKKVTTLDITIFTRQLATMMKAGVPLVQGFEIVAEGLENPAMREVVLGIKGEVEGGNTFAGALRKYPQYFDKLFCSLVESGEQSGALETMLDRVAIYKEKSELLKQKIKKAMKYPATVIVVAVIVTIILMVKVVPVFQDLFSSFGADLPAFTKMVVAMSEWTQKYWFLLIIFIAVIITAFLEAKKRSKKFRDFLDKAALKAPIFGDLVYKAIIARYSRTLATTFAAGVPLIDALESTAGATNNCVYEDAVMKIREDVATGQQLQFAMRVTNKFPSMAVQMVAIGEESGALDAMLDKVATHYENEVDNAVDGLTAMMEPLIMAILGVLVGGLVVAMYLPIFQMGSVV, from the coding sequence ATGGCAACAGCGAAAAAAGGTCAGATGATGCCAACCTTCAGTTATGAAGGGATTGACCGTAAAGGTGTAAAAATCAAGGGGGAATTACCCGCTCGTAATATGGCACTCGCTAAAGTGACGCTGCGTAAACAAGGCATCAGCATCAAGAGCATTCGAGAAAAGAAAAAGAATATTCTTGAAGGCTTAATGAAAAAGAAAGTTACGACGCTTGATATCACAATCTTTACCCGTCAGCTTGCCACGATGATGAAAGCAGGTGTACCACTCGTACAAGGGTTTGAAATTGTCGCTGAAGGTCTCGAAAATCCTGCAATGCGCGAAGTGGTATTAGGGATTAAAGGCGAAGTCGAAGGCGGTAATACCTTCGCTGGGGCTCTGCGTAAATACCCCCAATATTTTGATAAATTGTTCTGCTCTTTGGTTGAATCTGGTGAACAATCAGGTGCGCTTGAGACCATGCTTGATCGTGTTGCAATTTATAAAGAAAAAAGCGAGCTATTAAAGCAAAAAATTAAAAAAGCCATGAAATATCCAGCGACTGTTATTGTCGTCGCTGTCATCGTAACAATTATTTTGATGGTCAAAGTTGTTCCTGTATTCCAAGATCTTTTTTCGTCTTTTGGCGCTGACTTGCCCGCCTTCACAAAAATGGTCGTTGCAATGTCTGAATGGACACAAAAGTATTGGTTCCTCTTGATTATTTTTATTGCAGTAATTATTACAGCTTTCTTGGAAGCTAAAAAGCGTAGTAAAAAATTCCGTGATTTCCTGGATAAAGCTGCACTTAAAGCGCCTATTTTTGGTGATTTAGTTTATAAAGCGATTATTGCTCGCTATAGCAGAACACTTGCAACAACGTTTGCTGCGGGTGTTCCCTTAATTGATGCCCTTGAATCGACAGCGGGTGCAACCAACAACTGTGTCTATGAAGATGCTGTAATGAAAATCCGTGAAGATGTCGCCACAGGTCAACAGCTGCAATTTGCTATGCGGGTCACCAACAAATTCCCATCAATGGCGGTACAAATGGTCGCTATTGGTGAAGAGTCAGGTGCGCTAGATGCGATGCTCGATAAAGTCGCAACCCATTATGAAAATGAAGTTGACAACGCCGTTGACGGCTTAACTGCCATGATGGAACCTCTGATTATGGCAATTTTAGGCGTCCTCGTCGGTGGTCTCGTCGTTGCAATGTATCTACCAATCTTCCAAATGGGTTCTGTGGTTTAA
- a CDS encoding prepilin peptidase: MHDLIQYCVQNPIALYSVIGLFSLCIGSFLNVVIYRTPKMMEQEWRTDCQLFLHPEQPIIDESKITLSKPASTCPQCHNPIRWYQNIPVISWLILRGKCGNCQNPISIRYPFIELLTAVCALVVVSVFGPTIHMLFGLVLTYVLITLTFIDFDTQLLPDRYTLPLAALGLAINSYSLYTTPTMAIWGYIIGFLCLWVVYYLFKIVTGKEGMGYGDFKLLAALGAWMGPLLLPLIVLLSSLVGAIIGIILLKIRKENQPFAFGPYIAIAGWIAFLWGEKIMQIYLGQ; this comes from the coding sequence ATGCACGATTTAATTCAGTACTGTGTTCAAAACCCAATTGCGCTGTATAGCGTAATTGGGCTTTTTAGCTTATGCATCGGTAGTTTTCTCAATGTTGTGATCTACCGTACCCCAAAAATGATGGAACAAGAGTGGCGGACAGACTGCCAACTCTTTTTACATCCTGAACAACCGATTATTGATGAGTCAAAAATCACGCTCAGCAAACCAGCATCCACCTGCCCTCAATGTCACAACCCAATTCGCTGGTATCAAAATATTCCTGTGATCAGTTGGCTGATATTAAGAGGAAAATGTGGCAACTGCCAAAATCCGATCAGCATTCGCTATCCATTTATTGAGTTATTGACTGCGGTATGTGCATTGGTCGTTGTTTCAGTTTTTGGACCCACAATCCATATGCTATTTGGCTTGGTATTAACTTATGTACTGATCACTTTAACCTTTATCGACTTTGACACCCAGTTACTTCCCGATCGTTATACTCTCCCCTTAGCTGCATTAGGTCTCGCGATCAATAGCTATAGCCTTTACACCACACCGACTATGGCCATTTGGGGTTATATCATTGGTTTCTTATGCCTATGGGTTGTGTACTACTTGTTTAAGATTGTGACTGGTAAAGAAGGCATGGGCTATGGTGACTTTAAACTCCTTGCAGCATTGGGCGCTTGGATGGGTCCACTTTTACTGCCTTTGATCGTTTTACTATCCTCTCTCGTGGGTGCAATCATCGGAATTATTCTGCTAAAAATCCGTAAAGAAAATCAGCCCTTTGCTTTCGGTCCTTATATCGCAATCGCAGGCTGGATTGCCTTCCTGTGGGGCGAAAAAATCATGCAAATCTATTTAGGACAATAA
- the coaE gene encoding dephospho-CoA kinase (Dephospho-CoA kinase (CoaE) performs the final step in coenzyme A biosynthesis.) — protein MKFILGLTGGIGSGKSAASHWFEQQGIVVVDADVVAREVVEPGQPALFEIQRVFGDEILLEDGHLNRRALRDIVFQSNTAREQLEAITHPAIRLSIIEQLQAAESPYVILVSPLLFETNQHELTQHTLLIDASVELQIQRAVQRDGQNIEQIKKIIAAQMPREQKQQLADDIVLNDGHLDHLYQQLEKLHQQYLLRAK, from the coding sequence TTGAAATTCATACTGGGACTAACAGGTGGGATTGGCAGTGGCAAGTCTGCTGCGAGCCACTGGTTTGAACAACAAGGTATTGTTGTGGTGGATGCGGATGTGGTCGCACGTGAAGTTGTTGAACCAGGTCAACCCGCATTGTTTGAAATTCAACGTGTCTTTGGAGATGAGATTCTACTGGAAGATGGCCATTTAAACCGACGTGCTTTACGTGACATCGTTTTTCAATCCAATACAGCACGAGAGCAACTTGAGGCCATTACTCATCCTGCAATTCGGCTTTCGATTATTGAGCAACTGCAAGCAGCTGAAAGTCCCTATGTGATTTTGGTTTCTCCGCTTTTATTTGAAACAAATCAACATGAACTCACTCAGCATACTTTGCTAATTGATGCCTCTGTTGAATTACAAATTCAACGTGCCGTACAACGAGATGGACAAAATATCGAGCAGATTAAAAAGATCATCGCAGCACAAATGCCGCGTGAACAAAAACAGCAACTTGCCGATGATATCGTATTAAATGATGGGCATTTAGATCATCTGTATCAACAGCTCGAAAAACTCCATCAACAATATCTACTTCGGGCAAAGTAA
- a CDS encoding DMT family transporter, with amino-acid sequence MSPRIQGYAFVLITMCIWGGFTLTARLNALWNISAWDIVALRFSLAFLILMPILLYRKEASFLLRKEAFILAMIGGVIYCLFAYSAFHYAPTAHAAIFLNGCIPLCTAIVAYFLLNQAFDKHTWASLVIMIIAICLMSILMYRETGIPFGMGDVLFFISAILWGMFTVLLRKYQLSAWQAMSGVAIWSAVVYVPIYLLFLPKHLTDPTPIHLISQTLFHGIFVVIIATLTYAEAIKRLGAFKAGSITNLAPFIAALLAVPLLGESLSIAMICGLVGMAIGALQPWRWVLHRDSLEARLAEQKKQSK; translated from the coding sequence ATGTCACCCCGTATACAAGGTTATGCCTTTGTTTTAATTACCATGTGTATTTGGGGTGGTTTTACCTTAACTGCACGTCTAAATGCACTATGGAATATTAGTGCATGGGATATTGTTGCACTGCGCTTTAGTTTGGCATTTCTGATTTTGATGCCAATTCTGCTCTATCGAAAAGAAGCTTCTTTTTTACTGCGAAAAGAGGCTTTTATTCTCGCCATGATTGGTGGGGTGATTTATTGTCTATTTGCTTATAGTGCTTTTCATTACGCACCCACTGCTCACGCTGCTATTTTTTTAAATGGCTGTATTCCTTTATGTACAGCGATAGTTGCGTATTTTTTATTAAATCAAGCTTTTGATAAACATACGTGGGCAAGTCTGGTCATTATGATCATTGCGATTTGTTTAATGAGCATCCTGATGTACCGAGAAACGGGCATTCCTTTTGGAATGGGGGATGTGCTGTTTTTTATTAGTGCGATTCTGTGGGGTATGTTCACTGTTCTACTACGTAAATATCAGCTATCGGCTTGGCAGGCGATGTCGGGTGTTGCGATCTGGTCTGCTGTGGTTTATGTACCGATTTATCTCTTGTTTTTACCGAAACATTTAACCGATCCAACTCCGATTCATTTAATCAGCCAGACGCTATTCCACGGTATTTTTGTAGTGATTATTGCAACCTTGACTTATGCAGAAGCGATTAAACGTTTAGGCGCTTTTAAGGCAGGCAGTATTACCAATTTAGCTCCTTTTATTGCAGCACTTTTGGCTGTGCCATTGTTGGGTGAATCACTCAGTATTGCCATGATTTGTGGTTTAGTGGGTATGGCGATTGGTGCATTACAACCTTGGCGCTGGGTATTGCATAGAGATAGCTTGGAAGCTCGACTTGCAGAACAAAAAAAGCAGTCAAAATAA
- the rlmB gene encoding 23S rRNA (guanosine(2251)-2'-O)-methyltransferase RlmB, translated as MAKPEYFYGVHSVESLLELEPERVLTLFTLKGRDDQRLKRVLELAEPFGISVQQASRDKLEKLAGQPFHQGVVAAVRPHPVLNEKDLEAVLQANSNTLLLALDHITDPHNLGACIRTAAAMGVEAVICPRDRSATLTPTARKVAAGGAEKVKFIQVTNLARTLGQIKEDFNVRIVGTMLDEQALPIQKFDFTGTGVCIVMGAEDTGLRPITQSQCDQTVYIPMSGNLQSLNVSVATGMALYEACRQRIA; from the coding sequence ATGGCTAAACCTGAATATTTTTATGGCGTACATTCAGTCGAGTCATTGTTGGAGCTTGAGCCTGAACGTGTCTTGACATTATTCACTCTCAAAGGTCGCGATGATCAACGTTTAAAACGTGTTTTAGAGTTGGCTGAACCTTTCGGTATTAGCGTACAACAAGCCAGTCGCGACAAATTAGAAAAACTAGCAGGGCAGCCGTTCCATCAAGGCGTTGTAGCTGCAGTTCGACCACACCCTGTCTTAAATGAAAAAGATCTTGAAGCAGTTTTACAAGCAAATTCAAACACTTTGTTGCTTGCACTAGATCATATTACCGATCCTCATAACCTGGGCGCATGTATTCGTACAGCAGCTGCGATGGGGGTTGAAGCGGTAATCTGTCCACGTGATCGTTCAGCAACCTTAACGCCAACCGCGCGTAAAGTGGCTGCAGGTGGTGCTGAAAAAGTGAAGTTTATTCAAGTAACCAACTTGGCGCGTACTTTGGGTCAGATCAAAGAAGACTTTAATGTGCGTATTGTTGGCACCATGCTGGATGAACAGGCATTACCGATTCAAAAATTTGATTTCACAGGTACAGGTGTGTGCATTGTGATGGGTGCTGAAGATACAGGTCTACGTCCAATCACACAAAGCCAATGTGATCAAACGGTTTATATTCCAATGTCAGGTAATTTACAAAGTTTAAATGTGAGTGTGGCAACGGGTATGGCACTTTACGAAGCTTGCCGTCAACGTATCGCTTAA
- the ppnP gene encoding pyrimidine/purine nucleoside phosphorylase → MSAQFDHVSVVKKSNVYFGGLCISHIVQFEDGTKKTLGVILPTETALTFKTSVPERMEIISGECRVVIGDSEESELFRAGQSFYVAGESYFKIETDEVLDYVCHFEG, encoded by the coding sequence ATGTCAGCTCAGTTTGATCATGTATCTGTAGTAAAAAAATCGAATGTATACTTTGGTGGCTTGTGCATTAGTCATATCGTGCAATTTGAAGATGGCACTAAAAAAACTTTAGGTGTGATTTTACCCACAGAAACAGCACTGACATTTAAAACCAGCGTTCCTGAGCGTATGGAAATCATTTCTGGCGAATGCCGCGTGGTGATTGGTGATAGCGAAGAAAGCGAATTATTCCGTGCAGGTCAATCTTTCTATGTGGCTGGTGAAAGTTATTTCAAAATTGAAACAGATGAAGTCCTTGATTATGTGTGCCATTTTGAAGGCTAA
- the recN gene encoding DNA repair protein RecN, giving the protein MLTHLTLINFALADHLAIDIDQGFNVLTGETGAGKSLLLDALSACLGERTDTNYVRYGSEKADVTASFSYQDNSPESQWLKEHELDDESGEIHLRRVIFATGRSKAWINGRPSSLSELKEIGRLLVQLYSQHSQQQLLEPPYPRRWIDRYSNFYAPAQEVRNTYSTWQKNIRQHQAALDAQATRKQRIETLELQLEELAEIIQIDYQEIEQEFDRLSHHETIMQDCVYSLNGLDEAEQNINQELGSIIRRIESHAGRSELLAEIHTSLLNAQSEIEDATSNLRHFMDRQSFDPERMEELNASLEVFHRLARKYRTQPELLKQEFDAWQAELKQLHQLEDPETLAEQVTLSYEAFLAAAQHLDQIRRDAAGPLAKQLTEQVKQLALPEAYFEFKFEALDEPGMEGLSNIQLLFTANKGMPAQPLAKVASGGELSRIALVMQVMNAEKTEAEVLVFDEIDVGISGGTAEIVGRLLGDLGQHVQILCITHQAQVAAQSDQHLLVKKRQTDPASSTIFELDEDQRIQELARMTGGVEINETTLQHARQLRQLKFQHA; this is encoded by the coding sequence ATGCTGACACATTTAACTCTGATTAATTTTGCTTTAGCCGATCACCTTGCCATTGATATTGATCAAGGTTTTAACGTACTGACGGGTGAAACAGGTGCAGGTAAATCGCTTTTACTTGATGCATTATCTGCTTGTTTAGGTGAACGTACCGATACCAACTATGTGCGTTATGGTTCAGAAAAAGCAGATGTGACAGCCAGTTTTAGTTATCAGGACAATAGTCCTGAATCACAATGGCTTAAAGAACATGAATTAGATGATGAGTCAGGCGAAATTCATTTGCGTCGTGTTATTTTTGCAACCGGTCGAAGTAAAGCATGGATTAATGGACGTCCGAGCAGTTTATCTGAACTGAAAGAAATCGGACGCTTACTGGTTCAGCTTTATAGCCAGCACAGCCAACAACAATTGCTCGAGCCGCCCTATCCACGCCGCTGGATCGATCGTTACAGTAACTTTTATGCACCTGCTCAAGAAGTGCGTAATACTTACAGTACTTGGCAAAAGAATATTCGTCAGCACCAAGCGGCTCTCGATGCACAGGCGACACGTAAGCAGCGCATTGAAACCCTTGAATTACAACTCGAAGAATTGGCTGAAATCATACAAATTGATTATCAAGAAATTGAGCAAGAATTTGACCGACTGTCTCATCATGAGACCATCATGCAAGACTGCGTCTACAGCTTAAATGGCTTGGATGAAGCTGAACAAAATATTAATCAGGAATTAGGCTCGATCATTCGCCGCATTGAAAGTCATGCAGGCAGAAGTGAACTTCTTGCTGAAATTCATACCTCATTACTTAATGCACAAAGTGAAATTGAAGATGCTACTTCAAATTTACGCCACTTTATGGATCGTCAAAGTTTCGATCCTGAACGCATGGAAGAGCTGAATGCATCTTTAGAAGTTTTCCATCGTTTAGCACGCAAATATCGTACGCAACCCGAACTGCTGAAACAGGAATTTGATGCATGGCAAGCTGAACTTAAACAGCTGCATCAATTAGAAGACCCTGAAACCTTGGCTGAGCAAGTGACTTTGTCTTATGAAGCCTTCTTGGCTGCTGCACAGCATCTGGATCAAATTCGTCGCGATGCTGCTGGGCCTTTAGCGAAACAACTCACTGAACAAGTTAAGCAATTAGCGCTTCCTGAAGCCTATTTTGAGTTCAAGTTTGAAGCTTTAGATGAACCTGGCATGGAAGGCTTAAGCAATATACAGCTGCTATTTACTGCCAATAAAGGCATGCCTGCTCAACCACTTGCAAAAGTTGCCTCAGGGGGTGAATTGTCGCGTATCGCATTGGTCATGCAAGTGATGAATGCTGAAAAGACTGAAGCTGAAGTCTTGGTATTCGATGAAATTGATGTCGGGATTAGTGGAGGCACAGCTGAAATTGTCGGTCGTCTATTAGGTGACTTAGGTCAGCATGTACAAATTTTGTGTATTACCCATCAAGCCCAAGTCGCAGCTCAATCTGATCAGCATTTACTTGTAAAAAAACGTCAGACTGATCCTGCAAGCAGTACCATCTTTGAATTGGATGAAGACCAACGCATTCAGGAACTCGCGCGCATGACCGGTGGTGTCGAAATTAATGAGACGACGTTACAACATGCACGCCAATTGCGACAGCTTAAGTTTCAGCATGCATAA
- a CDS encoding YqgE/AlgH family protein — protein MPKQYLTHRCLIAPPEMSDDFFANTVIYLARHDADGAQGIIINRPSGIQIRELLNDLDIEADNVNPHAVLQGGPLRPEAGFVLHTGQPTWHSSIAVGENVCITTSKDILDAIAHNEGVGRYQIALGYASWGKHQLEEEIARGDWLICESDMDLIFNLPYDDRWDAAYKKIGVDRTWLSSEIGHA, from the coding sequence GTGCCCAAACAATATTTGACACATCGCTGTCTAATTGCTCCACCAGAAATGAGTGATGATTTTTTTGCAAACACTGTCATTTATCTCGCACGTCATGATGCGGATGGAGCTCAAGGCATTATTATCAATCGGCCTTCAGGGATTCAAATTCGTGAGTTACTCAACGATTTAGACATTGAAGCCGATAATGTCAATCCGCATGCCGTATTGCAAGGTGGTCCTTTACGCCCGGAAGCAGGCTTTGTCCTGCATACAGGGCAACCGACATGGCATTCATCCATTGCTGTCGGTGAAAATGTCTGTATTACTACCTCTAAAGACATTTTAGATGCGATCGCGCATAATGAAGGCGTCGGTCGTTATCAAATTGCGCTTGGTTATGCGAGTTGGGGAAAACATCAACTTGAAGAAGAAATCGCGCGCGGCGACTGGCTCATCTGCGAATCTGATATGGATTTGATTTTTAATTTACCTTATGACGACCGTTGGGATGCTGCCTATAAAAAAATTGGCGTAGACCGTACTTGGTTATCTTCTGAGATTGGACATGCCTGA
- the ruvX gene encoding Holliday junction resolvase RuvX — protein sequence MPDVNAPQMIMAFDFGTQKMGMAVGQSLIESANPLALFPMKDGIPNWDDLLKIVKQYQPTLFLVGLPLNMDDTESELSTRARKFARRLRHQTNIETLMVDERLTTREARDELDHYQAQGRGKKLSADSIAAALFIESWYRNPQGLNP from the coding sequence ATGCCTGATGTAAACGCGCCACAGATGATTATGGCGTTTGACTTTGGTACACAAAAAATGGGAATGGCAGTTGGTCAATCCCTGATTGAAAGTGCCAATCCCCTTGCTTTATTTCCGATGAAAGATGGTATTCCCAACTGGGATGATCTTTTAAAAATTGTTAAACAGTATCAACCTACGCTGTTTTTGGTCGGTTTACCCTTAAACATGGATGATACTGAATCTGAACTCTCCACACGTGCACGTAAATTTGCCCGTCGTTTACGTCATCAAACCAATATCGAAACACTGATGGTCGATGAACGATTAACGACGCGTGAAGCACGCGATGAACTTGATCATTACCAAGCTCAAGGCCGTGGTAAAAAGCTCTCTGCAGATAGTATTGCAGCAGCGCTATTTATTGAAAGTTGGTATCGAAATCCACAAGGATTAAATCCTTAA
- a CDS encoding HlyD family secretion protein — MTAVNLKKYLRPVLLVLVAIAAILVIRHIWNYYNAEPWTRDGRVRGDVIQVSSDVSGIVTEVLVHDNQTVKKGQVLFKIDVARQALDVEEAKSDLAKAKAGLAQAEAELMQSKADFAKSQANLKLADKTANRYESLMDGAISKLEQDQKLAERDQSNAEHEQMAAAIEKAKANIVQQKALIEAAQSQVNLAKLNMNRSEVVAPADGTLSNFELRAGNYVKVGQAVAALLDRKQLYVVGYFEETKLNKIYIGAPATIQLMGDSQTFKGHVQGVALGIEDRERTSTSGLLANVNPTFSWVRLAQRVPVKIVLDEVPKNELAFVAGRTATIHIEDK; from the coding sequence ATGACAGCTGTCAATTTAAAAAAATATCTCCGTCCAGTCCTGCTTGTGCTTGTTGCTATAGCGGCAATTCTGGTGATTCGACATATTTGGAACTATTACAATGCGGAGCCGTGGACACGTGATGGTCGTGTACGTGGTGATGTGATTCAGGTGTCTTCAGATGTGTCAGGCATTGTGACTGAAGTGCTTGTTCACGATAACCAAACGGTGAAAAAAGGGCAGGTCCTATTCAAAATTGATGTGGCACGTCAAGCACTGGATGTCGAAGAAGCAAAATCAGACTTAGCCAAAGCCAAAGCAGGTTTGGCACAGGCAGAAGCAGAATTGATGCAAAGTAAAGCAGATTTTGCCAAGTCACAAGCCAATTTAAAACTGGCAGATAAAACCGCGAATCGTTACGAAAGTTTGATGGATGGTGCGATTTCTAAACTGGAACAAGATCAGAAATTGGCAGAGCGTGATCAATCGAATGCCGAGCATGAACAAATGGCAGCTGCAATTGAAAAAGCCAAAGCCAATATTGTGCAGCAAAAAGCCCTGATCGAAGCTGCGCAAAGTCAGGTGAACTTAGCTAAACTCAATATGAACCGTTCAGAAGTTGTTGCCCCTGCGGATGGTACGTTGTCAAACTTTGAACTTCGAGCTGGTAATTATGTCAAAGTCGGACAAGCTGTTGCAGCACTACTTGATCGTAAACAGCTGTATGTTGTTGGATATTTTGAAGAAACCAAACTGAATAAAATTTATATTGGCGCACCAGCAACCATTCAATTGATGGGTGATTCACAAACATTTAAAGGGCATGTTCAAGGTGTGGCATTAGGGATCGAAGACCGTGAACGTACATCGACTTCTGGTCTGTTGGCAAATGTGAATCCAACCTTTAGTTGGGTACGTTTAGCACAGCGTGTTCCTGTTAAAATTGTTTTAGATGAAGTGCCCAAGAATGAATTGGCATTTGTGGCAGGGCGTACTGCAACTATTCACATTGAAGACAAATAA
- a CDS encoding DUF1656 domain-containing protein has product MGEINIYGIYVPILLIQAILAYVLLNLLMKAMNRWVEQDWIALPGIFYLCVYVVILGGVHWLFL; this is encoded by the coding sequence ATGGGCGAAATAAATATCTACGGTATTTATGTGCCAATTCTCTTGATTCAAGCCATTTTGGCCTATGTGCTTTTAAACCTGCTGATGAAAGCCATGAACCGATGGGTTGAGCAAGATTGGATTGCTTTACCCGGTATTTTTTACCTGTGTGTGTATGTCGTGATTTTGGGCGGTGTGCATTGGTTATTTCTCTAA